A single Cryomorphaceae bacterium DNA region contains:
- a CDS encoding arginine--tRNA ligase has translation MNLEVQMGPAVAEAISKLYGTELPETQLNFQKTRKEFPGEITLVTFPLLRVSKKKPEETGEEIGNYLVEHHDWVAGFNVVKGFLNLELEDSVWLDFFSDHAADNSFGLVEPDESAPAVMVEYSSPNTNKPLHLGHIRNCLLGYSVSELYKAAGKRVLKVQIINDRGIHICKSMLAWKKFGEGETPESSGLKGDHLVGKYYVRFDQEYRAEVAHLVESGMEEEEAKKQAPLLLEAQEMLRAWESGDAEVTALWEQMNTWVYAGFDQTYERLGVDFDQNYYESDTYKLGKSLVDEGLAKGVFYQREDGSVWCDLREDGLDEKLLLRSDGTAVYMTQDLGTAVQRFEDYNIDQLIYTVGNEQDYHFKVLFLILGKLGYSWAKELHHLSYGMVDLPSGKMKSREGTVVDADDLMKGMDDSAREIAEDLGKLDGMSEEAQAELFHNIGMGALKYFILKVDPKKRMMFNPEESIDFNGHTGPFIQYAHARIQSLLRRAGDEHHRPVRVKTLHPSEKDVIKQLAEYPQVVQQAAAEMSPALMANYTYELVKAYNGFYQQVSIFGAEEAEQVAFRVQLSKFVGHVIKSSMKTLGITVPDQM, from the coding sequence ATGAACCTAGAGGTCCAAATGGGACCAGCTGTAGCTGAGGCCATTTCAAAACTATACGGGACCGAGTTGCCCGAAACCCAACTCAATTTTCAGAAGACCCGGAAGGAGTTTCCTGGTGAAATCACTCTGGTGACTTTTCCTTTGCTTCGAGTATCCAAGAAGAAACCGGAAGAAACCGGAGAAGAGATCGGCAATTACCTCGTGGAGCATCACGATTGGGTAGCTGGATTTAATGTGGTTAAAGGATTCTTGAACCTCGAATTGGAGGATTCTGTTTGGTTGGATTTTTTCAGCGATCATGCTGCGGATAATTCCTTTGGGTTGGTTGAACCCGATGAATCAGCACCTGCCGTGATGGTGGAGTACAGTTCTCCAAACACCAACAAACCGCTTCATTTAGGTCACATCCGAAATTGCCTTCTTGGTTATTCCGTCTCCGAGCTGTACAAGGCCGCAGGAAAACGTGTATTGAAGGTCCAGATCATTAACGATCGCGGAATTCACATCTGCAAGAGCATGTTGGCCTGGAAAAAGTTTGGAGAAGGGGAGACCCCCGAATCCTCAGGCCTGAAAGGAGATCATTTGGTCGGTAAGTACTACGTCCGTTTCGATCAAGAATACAGAGCGGAAGTGGCCCACCTAGTCGAAAGTGGAATGGAAGAGGAGGAAGCTAAAAAACAAGCACCCCTCCTTTTGGAAGCTCAAGAGATGCTTCGCGCTTGGGAGTCTGGTGATGCAGAGGTAACTGCCCTTTGGGAACAGATGAATACCTGGGTTTATGCAGGTTTTGATCAGACTTATGAGCGCCTAGGGGTAGACTTTGACCAAAACTACTACGAAAGCGACACCTATAAACTCGGGAAATCCTTGGTGGATGAAGGTTTGGCTAAAGGAGTGTTCTATCAGCGCGAAGATGGATCGGTTTGGTGCGACCTGCGGGAAGACGGACTCGATGAAAAGCTCTTGCTTCGATCCGATGGAACGGCTGTGTACATGACACAAGACTTGGGTACTGCAGTGCAGCGTTTTGAAGACTACAATATAGATCAACTTATCTACACCGTCGGTAACGAACAGGACTATCACTTCAAGGTCCTCTTCCTCATTTTGGGTAAACTGGGTTATTCTTGGGCGAAGGAATTGCATCATCTGAGTTATGGTATGGTCGACCTTCCTTCAGGAAAAATGAAATCCAGAGAAGGCACGGTTGTCGATGCGGATGATCTGATGAAGGGCATGGACGATAGCGCTCGCGAAATCGCTGAGGATTTGGGTAAGTTGGACGGCATGAGTGAAGAAGCGCAGGCCGAATTGTTTCACAACATCGGCATGGGTGCGCTCAAGTACTTTATTCTCAAGGTAGATCCCAAGAAGCGAATGATGTTTAATCCAGAGGAATCGATTGATTTTAATGGACATACAGGCCCTTTCATCCAATATGCGCACGCGCGAATCCAAAGCTTGTTGCGTCGTGCAGGGGATGAGCACCATCGACCCGTGAGGGTCAAAACGCTGCACCCTTCGGAAAAGGATGTGATCAAGCAATTGGCGGAATACCCGCAAGTGGTGCAGCAAGCTGCTGCGGAGATGAGCCCGGCTTTAATGGCCAACTACACCTATGAGTTGGTCAAGGCGTACAATGGCTTTTATCAGCAGGTGTCCATCTTTGGAGCGGAAGAAGCAGAACAAGTGGCCTTTAGGGTCCAATTGAGTAAATTTGTGGGGCACGTGATCAAATCGTCCATGAAGACGTTGGGTATCACGGTTCCCGATCAGATGTAA
- a CDS encoding arginase has product MNRLKLLTSLSELGAGTRGASLGFEALKVSAFNAESKFFARHKWEDIPTANEHLLDPVDTPNGIRISAIADQFDRIEAVVSRVLGEGDLPLIIGGDHSVAGGTLAGIHKAYPNERIGVVWIDAHADLHSPYTTPSGNVHGMPLATALAMNNEANQINDVRGETLEAWNRMKGDAPRVRPEDLFFIAVRDTEEPEDNLIADQNIVNYRVGEVHNRGGRPIAREIMERLSDCDRVYISFDVDSMDATISMGTGTPVHNGIWESEAEDLLTEFASYDKVCCMEFVEINPCLDTKGNVMADTAFQLLEKTALTLENRLKG; this is encoded by the coding sequence ATGAACCGATTGAAGCTGTTGACTTCCCTTTCTGAACTCGGTGCGGGAACACGAGGGGCAAGCCTTGGTTTTGAAGCGCTTAAAGTTTCTGCATTCAATGCAGAAAGCAAGTTTTTTGCGCGTCACAAATGGGAGGACATTCCCACAGCCAACGAGCATCTATTAGATCCTGTTGATACACCAAACGGAATTCGCATCTCGGCTATTGCCGATCAGTTCGATCGAATTGAAGCGGTAGTATCTCGTGTACTCGGAGAAGGGGATCTTCCATTGATCATCGGTGGAGACCACAGTGTAGCGGGCGGAACACTTGCGGGAATCCACAAAGCCTATCCGAACGAAAGAATAGGAGTGGTTTGGATCGACGCCCATGCGGATCTTCATTCGCCCTACACGACCCCGAGCGGGAACGTACACGGAATGCCTTTAGCTACAGCACTGGCCATGAATAATGAAGCCAATCAGATCAATGACGTCCGAGGGGAAACCCTTGAAGCTTGGAACCGAATGAAGGGAGACGCACCTCGTGTTCGTCCAGAAGACCTGTTCTTTATTGCTGTACGAGACACTGAAGAGCCAGAAGACAACTTGATCGCGGATCAGAACATCGTGAACTATCGAGTTGGAGAGGTTCATAACCGCGGAGGACGTCCCATCGCACGTGAAATCATGGAGCGCCTGTCTGATTGTGATCGGGTTTACATCAGTTTCGATGTAGATTCCATGGACGCGACCATTTCCATGGGGACAGGCACACCCGTGCACAATGGAATTTGGGAAAGCGAGGCGGAAGACTTGTTAACCGAGTTCGCTTCATATGACAAGGTCTGCTGCATGGAATTTGTTGAGATCAATCCGTGTTTGGATACCAAAGGCAATGTGATGGCCGATACTGCCTTTCAATTGCTAGAAAAAACTGCATTAACCCTCGAGAACCGTTTAAAAGGATGA